In Jeotgalibaca arthritidis, a single genomic region encodes these proteins:
- a CDS encoding GNAT family N-acetyltransferase, giving the protein MKIRQTSWVDLPILMDMFDYGRKLQRQLGNIYQWQNGDPSQAVLEADIQSGYSYVCVTDEAEEPLLPKGTIVATFYLLQDHNPLFDTLTNGDWLSHDPYVTIHRMCTNGKLKGASQYCMRWVLDHYSNIRIYTHETNKPMIHVIQKFGFSFCGHIFPADGEARNAYHYVANEQLKEVIS; this is encoded by the coding sequence TTGAAAATTAGACAAACGAGCTGGGTCGATTTACCTATCTTAATGGATATGTTTGACTATGGCAGAAAACTCCAACGGCAATTAGGAAATATTTACCAATGGCAAAATGGTGACCCTAGCCAAGCTGTATTAGAAGCTGATATTCAAAGTGGCTATTCCTATGTTTGTGTCACCGATGAAGCAGAAGAACCCCTTTTACCAAAAGGAACCATAGTAGCAACTTTTTATTTACTACAAGACCATAATCCACTTTTTGATACATTGACTAATGGGGATTGGCTTTCTCATGATCCTTATGTCACCATTCATAGAATGTGTACCAATGGTAAGTTAAAGGGGGCGAGTCAGTACTGTATGAGGTGGGTCTTAGACCATTATTCTAATATTCGTATATATACACATGAAACCAATAAACCAATGATTCATGTTATTCAGAAATTTGGATTTAGTTTCTGTGGTCATATTTTTCCGGCAGATGGTGAAGCGAGAAATGCTTATCATTATGTCGCTAACGAACAACTAAAGGAAGTGATTTCGTGA